A single genomic interval of Vulpes vulpes isolate BD-2025 chromosome 3, VulVul3, whole genome shotgun sequence harbors:
- the ATXN2L gene encoding ataxin-2-like protein isoform X6 produces the protein MLKPQPPQQTSQPQQPPPTQQAVARRPPGGTSPPNGGLPGPLASASAPPGPPAAASPCLGPAAAAGSGLRRGAEGILAPQPPPPQQQHQERPGAAAIGSARGQSTGKGPPPSPVFEGVYNNSRMLHFLTAVVGSTCDVKVKNGTIYEGIFKTLSSKFELAVDAVHRKASEPAGGPRREDIVDTMVFKPSDVMLVHFRNVDFNYATKDKFTDSAIAMNSKVNGEHKEKVLQRWEGGDSNSDDYDLESDMSNGWDPNEMFKFNEENYGVKTTYDSSLSSYTVPLEKDNSEEFRQRELRAAQLAREIESSPQYRLRIAMENDDGRTEEEKHSAVQRQGSGRESPSLASREGKYIPLPQRVREGPRGGVRCSSSRGGRPGLSSLPPRGPHHLDSSSPGPGSETRGINGGPSRMSPKAQRPLRGGAKTLSSPSSRPSGEASVPPPPAVGRMYPPRSPKSAAPAPISASCPEPPIVGSAVPTSSASIPVTSSVVDPGVGSISPASPKISLAPTDVKELPAKEPGRTLESQELSRIAGKVPGLQNEQKRFQLEELRKFGAQFKLQSSSSPETSLDPFPPRILKEEAKGKEKEVDGLLTSEPVGSPVSSKTESVSDKEDKPPLPPAGGTEGPEQPPPPCPSQTGSPPVGLIKGEDKDEGPVAEQVKKSTLNPNAKEFNPTKPLLSVNKSTSTPTSPGPRTHSTPSIPVLTAGQSGLYSPQYISYIPQIHMGPAVQAPQMYPYPVSNSVPGQQGKYRGAKGSLPPQRSDQHQPASAPPMMQAAAAAGPPLVAATPYSSYIPYTPQQFPGQPAMMQPMAHYPSQPVFAPMLQSNPRMLTSGSHPQAIVSSSTPQYPSAEQPTPQALYATVHQSYPHHATQLHAHQPQPATTPTGSQPQSQHAAPSPVQHQAGQAPHLGSGQPQQNLYHPGALTGTPPSLPPGPSAQSPQSSFPQPAAVYAIHAHQQLPHGFTNMAHVTQAHVQTGITAAPPPHPGAPHPPQVMLLHPPQSHGGPPQGAVPQSGVPALSASTPSPYPYIGHPQVQSHPSQQLPFHPPGN, from the exons ATGTTGAAGCCTCAGCCGCCACAACAGacctcccagccccagcagccGCCCCCCACGCAACAGGCCGTGGCCCGCCGGCCTCCCGGGGGTACCAGCCCTCCCAACGGCGGCCTCCCGGGGCCCTTGGCCTCCGCCTCGGCTCCCCCAGGGCCTCCCGCGGCCgcttctccctgcctggggcctgcagcCGCCGCCGGGAGCGGGCTCCGCCGGGGAGCCGAGGGCATCTTggcgccgcagccgccgccgccgcagcagCAACatcaggagaggccaggggcagCGGCTATCGGCAGCGCCAG GGGACAAAGCACAGGAAAGGGACCCCCACCGTCACCG GTGTTCGAGGGTGTCTACAACAATTCCAGAATGCTGCATTTTCTTACAGCTGTTGTG GGCTCCACTTGTGATGTAAAGGTGAAGAATGGTACCATATATGAAGGTATCTTCAAGACTCTGAGCTCAAAG TTTGAACTAGCAGTAGACGCTGTACACCGGAAAGCATCTGAGCCAGCAGGTGGCCCTCGTCGGGAAGACATTGTGGACACAATGGTGTTTAAGCCAAGCGATGTCATGCTTGTCCACTTCCGGAATGTTGACTTCAATTATGCTACTAAAG ACAAGTTCACTGATTCAGCTATTGCCATGAACTCAAAGGTGAATGGGGAGCACAAAGAGAAGGTGCTTCAGCGCTGGGAAGGGGGCGACAGCAACAGCGATGACTATGACCTCGAGTCTGACATG TCCAACGGATGGGACCCCAATGAAATGTTCAAGTTCAACGAGGAGAACTATGGTGTGAAGACCACCTATGATAGCAGTCTTTCTTCTTACAC AGTACCCTTGGAGAAGGACAACTCCGAAGAGTTTCGTCAGCGGGAGCTGCGTGCAGCCCAATTGGCTCGAGAGATTGAATCAAGCCCCCAGTACCGCCTGCGGATCGCCATGGAGAACGATGATGGACGCACTGAAGAGGAGAAGCATAGTGCAGTCCAGCGGCAGGGTTCAGGACGAGAGAGCCCCAGCCTGGCATCTAG GGAGGGAAAATACATCCCTCTACCCCAACGAGTTCGGGAAGGTCCTCGGGGAGGAGTTCGATGCAGTAGTTCCCGGGGTGGCCGGCCTGGCCTTAGCTCTCTGCCGCCTCGTGGCCCTCATCACCTTGACAGTAGCAGTCCTGGCCCAGGTTCTGAGACACGTGGTATCAATGGAG gccctTCCCGCATGTCCCCTAAGGCACAGCGGCCTCTGAGAGGTGGTGCCAAGACTCTGTCTTCACCTAGCAGTAGGCCTTCTGGAGAAGCTTCTGTTCCACCTCCTCCTGCAG TGGGCCGGATGTACCCCCCGCGCTCTCCCAAGTCGGCTGCCCCTGCCCCAATCTCAGCTTCCTGTCCTGAGCCCCCCATCGTCGGCTCAGCAGTACCGACCTCTTCAGCTTCCATCCCTGTGACGTCTTCGGTTGTGGATCCTGGGGTAGGCTCCATTTCCCCGGCTTCTCCAAAGATCTCATTGGCCCCCACAGATG TAAAAGAACTTCCAGCCAAGGAACCTGGGAGAACTCTGGAGTCCCAGGAGCTGTCCCGGATAGCTGGGAAAG TCCCTGGCCTTCAGAATGAACAGAAACGCTTTCAACTGGAAGAGCTGAGAAAGTTTGGGGCCCAATTTAAG CTGCAGTCCAGTAGCTCCCCTGAGACCAGCCTGGATCCTTTTCCTCCCCGGATCTTAAAGGAGGAGgccaaagggaaagagaaggaggttGATGGTCTATTGACTTCAGAGCCAGTGGGGTCCCCGGTCTCCTCCAAGACGGAGTCTGTATCGGATAAAGAGGACAAGCCGCCCCTGCCACCAGCAGGAGGCACTGAGGGGCCAGAGCAGCCCCCGCCACCTTGCCCAAGCCAAACTGGCAGCCCCCCAGTGGGCCTCATCAAGGGAGAAGACAAGGATGAGGGCCCAGTTGCTGA ACAAGTGAAGAAATCAACACTGAACCCCAACGCCAAGGAGTTCAATCCCACAAAGCCTCTGCTGTCTGTG AATAAATCGACCAGTACCCCAACTTCTCCGGGGCCCCGAACTCATTCAACTCCCTCTATCCCGGTGCTGACAGCAGGCCAGAGTGGGCTCTATAGTCCCCAGTACATTTCTTACATACCTCAGATCCATATGGGACCAGCTGTTCAG GCACCTCAGATGTATCCATATCCTGTATCCAACTCTGTGCCTGGACAGCAGGGCAAGTACCGGGGAGCAAAAG gctccctgcccccccagcGCTCGGACCAACACCAGCCAGCCTCAGCCCCTCCGATGATGCAGGCCGCCGCTGCTGCTGGCCCACCTCTGGTGGCTGCCACACCTTACTCTTCCTACATCCCTTACACCCCGCAGCAGTTCCCAGGCCAGCCTGCCATGATGCAGCCCATGGCCCACTACCCTTCGCAG CCGGTGTTTGCCCCCATGCTTCAAAGCAACCCACGCATGCTGACTTCGGGGAGCCATCCCCAGGCCATTGTGTCGTCCTCCACTCCTCAGTACCCTTCTGCAGAGCAGCCCACCCCCCAAGCCCTCTATG CCACTGTTCACCAGTCCTATCCACACCATGCCACGCAGCTCCATGCCCACCAGCCGCAGCCGGCCACCACACCTACTGGGAGCCAGCCGCAGTCCCAGCATGCGGCCCCCAGTCCCGTCCAG CACCAGGCGGGGCAGGCCCCACACCTGGGCAGTGGACAGCCACAGCAGAATCTgtaccacccaggggccctgacaGGCACGCCGCCTTCTCTGCCACCGGGACCTTCTGCCCAGTCCCCTCAGAGCAGCTTCCCCCAACCAGCCGCTGTGTATGCCATCCATGCCCACCAGCAGCTGCCCCACGGCTTCACCAACATGGCCCATGTTACCCAG GCCCATGTCCAAACTGGAATCacagcagccccgccccctcaccctggggctccccacccgccccaggtgatgctgctgcacCCACCCCAGAGCCATGGGGGCCCCCCCCAAGGCGCGGTGCCCCAGAGTGGGGTGCCTGCACTCTCAGCTTCCACACCCTCACCCTATCCCTACATCGGACACCCCCAAG TTCAATCTCATCCCTCCCAGcagctccccttccaccccccggGGAACTGA
- the ATXN2L gene encoding ataxin-2-like protein isoform X20 translates to MLKPQPPQQTSQPQQPPPTQQAVARRPPGGTSPPNGGLPGPLASASAPPGPPAAASPCLGPAAAAGSGLRRGAEGILAPQPPPPQQQHQERPGAAAIGSARGQSTGKGPPPSPVFEGVYNNSRMLHFLTAVVGSTCDVKVKNGTIYEGIFKTLSSKFELAVDAVHRKASEPAGGPRREDIVDTMVFKPSDVMLVHFRNVDFNYATKDKFTDSAIAMNSKVNGEHKEKVRTTPKSFVSGSCVQPNWLERLNQAPSTACGSPWRTMMDALKRRSIVQSSGRVQDERAPAWHLGRENTSLYPNEFGKVLGEEFDAVVPGVAGLALALCRLVALITLTVAVLAQVLRHVVSMEAQRPLRGGAKTLSSPSSRPSGEASVPPPPAVGRMYPPRSPKSAAPAPISASCPEPPIVGSAVPTSSASIPVTSSVVDPGVGSISPASPKISLAPTDVKELPAKEPGRTLESQELSRIAGKVPGLQNEQKRFQLEELRKFGAQFKLQSSSSPETSLDPFPPRILKEEAKGKEKEVDGLLTSEPVGSPVSSKTESVSDKEDKPPLPPAGGTEGPEQPPPPCPSQTGSPPVGLIKGEDKDEGPVAEQVKKSTLNPNAKEFNPTKPLLSVNKSTSTPTSPGPRTHSTPSIPVLTAGQSGLYSPQYISYIPQIHMGPAVQAPQMYPYPVSNSVPGQQGKYRGAKGSLPPQRSDQHQPASAPPMMQAAAAAGPPLVAATPYSSYIPYTPQQFPGQPAMMQPMAHYPSQPVFAPMLQSNPRMLTSGSHPQAIVSSSTPQYPSAEQPTPQALYATVHQSYPHHATQLHAHQPQPATTPTGSQPQSQHAAPSPVQHQAGQAPHLGSGQPQQNLYHPGALTGTPPSLPPGPSAQSPQSSFPQPAAVYAIHAHQQLPHGFTNMAHVTQAHVQTGITAAPPPHPGAPHPPQVMLLHPPQSHGGPPQGAVPQSGVPALSASTPSPYPYIGHPQGEQPGQAPGFPGGADDRIREFSLAGGIWHGRADGLQVGQDARVLGGE, encoded by the exons ATGTTGAAGCCTCAGCCGCCACAACAGacctcccagccccagcagccGCCCCCCACGCAACAGGCCGTGGCCCGCCGGCCTCCCGGGGGTACCAGCCCTCCCAACGGCGGCCTCCCGGGGCCCTTGGCCTCCGCCTCGGCTCCCCCAGGGCCTCCCGCGGCCgcttctccctgcctggggcctgcagcCGCCGCCGGGAGCGGGCTCCGCCGGGGAGCCGAGGGCATCTTggcgccgcagccgccgccgccgcagcagCAACatcaggagaggccaggggcagCGGCTATCGGCAGCGCCAG GGGACAAAGCACAGGAAAGGGACCCCCACCGTCACCG GTGTTCGAGGGTGTCTACAACAATTCCAGAATGCTGCATTTTCTTACAGCTGTTGTG GGCTCCACTTGTGATGTAAAGGTGAAGAATGGTACCATATATGAAGGTATCTTCAAGACTCTGAGCTCAAAG TTTGAACTAGCAGTAGACGCTGTACACCGGAAAGCATCTGAGCCAGCAGGTGGCCCTCGTCGGGAAGACATTGTGGACACAATGGTGTTTAAGCCAAGCGATGTCATGCTTGTCCACTTCCGGAATGTTGACTTCAATTATGCTACTAAAG ACAAGTTCACTGATTCAGCTATTGCCATGAACTCAAAGGTGAATGGGGAGCACAAAGAGAAGGT AAGGACAACTCCGAAGAGTTTCGTCAGCGGGAGCTGCGTGCAGCCCAATTGGCTCGAGAGATTGAATCAAGCCCCCAGTACCGCCTGCGGATCGCCATGGAGAACGATGATGGACGCACTGAAGAGGAGAAGCATAGTGCAGTCCAGCGGCAGGGTTCAGGACGAGAGAGCCCCAGCCTGGCATCTAG GGAGGGAAAATACATCCCTCTACCCCAACGAGTTCGGGAAGGTCCTCGGGGAGGAGTTCGATGCAGTAGTTCCCGGGGTGGCCGGCCTGGCCTTAGCTCTCTGCCGCCTCGTGGCCCTCATCACCTTGACAGTAGCAGTCCTGGCCCAGGTTCTGAGACACGTGGTATCAATGGAG GCACAGCGGCCTCTGAGAGGTGGTGCCAAGACTCTGTCTTCACCTAGCAGTAGGCCTTCTGGAGAAGCTTCTGTTCCACCTCCTCCTGCAG TGGGCCGGATGTACCCCCCGCGCTCTCCCAAGTCGGCTGCCCCTGCCCCAATCTCAGCTTCCTGTCCTGAGCCCCCCATCGTCGGCTCAGCAGTACCGACCTCTTCAGCTTCCATCCCTGTGACGTCTTCGGTTGTGGATCCTGGGGTAGGCTCCATTTCCCCGGCTTCTCCAAAGATCTCATTGGCCCCCACAGATG TAAAAGAACTTCCAGCCAAGGAACCTGGGAGAACTCTGGAGTCCCAGGAGCTGTCCCGGATAGCTGGGAAAG TCCCTGGCCTTCAGAATGAACAGAAACGCTTTCAACTGGAAGAGCTGAGAAAGTTTGGGGCCCAATTTAAG CTGCAGTCCAGTAGCTCCCCTGAGACCAGCCTGGATCCTTTTCCTCCCCGGATCTTAAAGGAGGAGgccaaagggaaagagaaggaggttGATGGTCTATTGACTTCAGAGCCAGTGGGGTCCCCGGTCTCCTCCAAGACGGAGTCTGTATCGGATAAAGAGGACAAGCCGCCCCTGCCACCAGCAGGAGGCACTGAGGGGCCAGAGCAGCCCCCGCCACCTTGCCCAAGCCAAACTGGCAGCCCCCCAGTGGGCCTCATCAAGGGAGAAGACAAGGATGAGGGCCCAGTTGCTGA ACAAGTGAAGAAATCAACACTGAACCCCAACGCCAAGGAGTTCAATCCCACAAAGCCTCTGCTGTCTGTG AATAAATCGACCAGTACCCCAACTTCTCCGGGGCCCCGAACTCATTCAACTCCCTCTATCCCGGTGCTGACAGCAGGCCAGAGTGGGCTCTATAGTCCCCAGTACATTTCTTACATACCTCAGATCCATATGGGACCAGCTGTTCAG GCACCTCAGATGTATCCATATCCTGTATCCAACTCTGTGCCTGGACAGCAGGGCAAGTACCGGGGAGCAAAAG gctccctgcccccccagcGCTCGGACCAACACCAGCCAGCCTCAGCCCCTCCGATGATGCAGGCCGCCGCTGCTGCTGGCCCACCTCTGGTGGCTGCCACACCTTACTCTTCCTACATCCCTTACACCCCGCAGCAGTTCCCAGGCCAGCCTGCCATGATGCAGCCCATGGCCCACTACCCTTCGCAG CCGGTGTTTGCCCCCATGCTTCAAAGCAACCCACGCATGCTGACTTCGGGGAGCCATCCCCAGGCCATTGTGTCGTCCTCCACTCCTCAGTACCCTTCTGCAGAGCAGCCCACCCCCCAAGCCCTCTATG CCACTGTTCACCAGTCCTATCCACACCATGCCACGCAGCTCCATGCCCACCAGCCGCAGCCGGCCACCACACCTACTGGGAGCCAGCCGCAGTCCCAGCATGCGGCCCCCAGTCCCGTCCAG CACCAGGCGGGGCAGGCCCCACACCTGGGCAGTGGACAGCCACAGCAGAATCTgtaccacccaggggccctgacaGGCACGCCGCCTTCTCTGCCACCGGGACCTTCTGCCCAGTCCCCTCAGAGCAGCTTCCCCCAACCAGCCGCTGTGTATGCCATCCATGCCCACCAGCAGCTGCCCCACGGCTTCACCAACATGGCCCATGTTACCCAG GCCCATGTCCAAACTGGAATCacagcagccccgccccctcaccctggggctccccacccgccccaggtgatgctgctgcacCCACCCCAGAGCCATGGGGGCCCCCCCCAAGGCGCGGTGCCCCAGAGTGGGGTGCCTGCACTCTCAGCTTCCACACCCTCACCCTATCCCTACATCGGACACCCCCAAGGTGAGCAGCCTGGCCAGGCGCCTGGATTTCCAGGAGGAGCCGATGACAGGATTCGTGAGTTCTCGTTAGCTGGGGGAATTTGGCATGGAAGAGCTGATGGGCTGCAGGTGGGGCAGGATGCACGGGTTCTGGGAGGGGAGTGA
- the ATXN2L gene encoding ataxin-2-like protein isoform X7, whose translation MLKPQPPQQTSQPQQPPPTQQAVARRPPGGTSPPNGGLPGPLASASAPPGPPAAASPCLGPAAAAGSGLRRGAEGILAPQPPPPQQQHQERPGAAAIGSARGQSTGKGPPPSPVFEGVYNNSRMLHFLTAVVGSTCDVKVKNGTIYEGIFKTLSSKFELAVDAVHRKASEPAGGPRREDIVDTMVFKPSDVMLVHFRNVDFNYATKDKFTDSAIAMNSKVNGEHKEKVLQRWEGGDSNSDDYDLESDMSNGWDPNEMFKFNEENYGVKTTYDSSLSSYTVPLEKDNSEEFRQRELRAAQLAREIESSPQYRLRIAMENDDGRTEEEKHSAVQRQGSGRESPSLASREGKYIPLPQRVREGPRGGVRCSSSRGGRPGLSSLPPRGPHHLDSSSPGPGSETRGINGGPSRMSPKAQRPLRGGAKTLSSPSSRPSGEASVPPPPAVGRMYPPRSPKSAAPAPISASCPEPPIVGSAVPTSSASIPVTSSVVDPGVGSISPASPKISLAPTDVKELPAKEPGRTLESQELSRIAGKVPGLQNEQKRFQLEELRKFGAQFKLQSSSSPETSLDPFPPRILKEEAKGKEKEVDGLLTSEPVGSPVSSKTESVSDKEDKPPLPPAGGTEGPEQPPPPCPSQTGSPPVGLIKGEDKDEGPVAEQVKKSTLNPNAKEFNPTKPLLSVNKSTSTPTSPGPRTHSTPSIPVLTAGQSGLYSPQYISYIPQIHMGPAVQAPQMYPYPVSNSVPGQQGKYRGAKGSLPPQRSDQHQPASAPPMMQAAAAAGPPLVAATPYSSYIPYTPQQFPGQPAMMQPMAHYPSQPVFAPMLQSNPRMLTSGSHPQAIVSSSTPQYPSAEQPTPQALYATVHQSYPHHATQLHAHQPQPATTPTGSQPQSQHAAPSPVQHQAGQAPHLGSGQPQQNLYHPGALTGTPPSLPPGPSAQSPQSSFPQPAAVYAIHAHQQLPHGFTNMAHVTQAHVQTGITAAPPPHPGAPHPPQVMLLHPPQSHGGPPQGAVPQSGVPALSASTPSPYPYIGHPQAPLPPPGELKIVLAAT comes from the exons ATGTTGAAGCCTCAGCCGCCACAACAGacctcccagccccagcagccGCCCCCCACGCAACAGGCCGTGGCCCGCCGGCCTCCCGGGGGTACCAGCCCTCCCAACGGCGGCCTCCCGGGGCCCTTGGCCTCCGCCTCGGCTCCCCCAGGGCCTCCCGCGGCCgcttctccctgcctggggcctgcagcCGCCGCCGGGAGCGGGCTCCGCCGGGGAGCCGAGGGCATCTTggcgccgcagccgccgccgccgcagcagCAACatcaggagaggccaggggcagCGGCTATCGGCAGCGCCAG GGGACAAAGCACAGGAAAGGGACCCCCACCGTCACCG GTGTTCGAGGGTGTCTACAACAATTCCAGAATGCTGCATTTTCTTACAGCTGTTGTG GGCTCCACTTGTGATGTAAAGGTGAAGAATGGTACCATATATGAAGGTATCTTCAAGACTCTGAGCTCAAAG TTTGAACTAGCAGTAGACGCTGTACACCGGAAAGCATCTGAGCCAGCAGGTGGCCCTCGTCGGGAAGACATTGTGGACACAATGGTGTTTAAGCCAAGCGATGTCATGCTTGTCCACTTCCGGAATGTTGACTTCAATTATGCTACTAAAG ACAAGTTCACTGATTCAGCTATTGCCATGAACTCAAAGGTGAATGGGGAGCACAAAGAGAAGGTGCTTCAGCGCTGGGAAGGGGGCGACAGCAACAGCGATGACTATGACCTCGAGTCTGACATG TCCAACGGATGGGACCCCAATGAAATGTTCAAGTTCAACGAGGAGAACTATGGTGTGAAGACCACCTATGATAGCAGTCTTTCTTCTTACAC AGTACCCTTGGAGAAGGACAACTCCGAAGAGTTTCGTCAGCGGGAGCTGCGTGCAGCCCAATTGGCTCGAGAGATTGAATCAAGCCCCCAGTACCGCCTGCGGATCGCCATGGAGAACGATGATGGACGCACTGAAGAGGAGAAGCATAGTGCAGTCCAGCGGCAGGGTTCAGGACGAGAGAGCCCCAGCCTGGCATCTAG GGAGGGAAAATACATCCCTCTACCCCAACGAGTTCGGGAAGGTCCTCGGGGAGGAGTTCGATGCAGTAGTTCCCGGGGTGGCCGGCCTGGCCTTAGCTCTCTGCCGCCTCGTGGCCCTCATCACCTTGACAGTAGCAGTCCTGGCCCAGGTTCTGAGACACGTGGTATCAATGGAG gccctTCCCGCATGTCCCCTAAGGCACAGCGGCCTCTGAGAGGTGGTGCCAAGACTCTGTCTTCACCTAGCAGTAGGCCTTCTGGAGAAGCTTCTGTTCCACCTCCTCCTGCAG TGGGCCGGATGTACCCCCCGCGCTCTCCCAAGTCGGCTGCCCCTGCCCCAATCTCAGCTTCCTGTCCTGAGCCCCCCATCGTCGGCTCAGCAGTACCGACCTCTTCAGCTTCCATCCCTGTGACGTCTTCGGTTGTGGATCCTGGGGTAGGCTCCATTTCCCCGGCTTCTCCAAAGATCTCATTGGCCCCCACAGATG TAAAAGAACTTCCAGCCAAGGAACCTGGGAGAACTCTGGAGTCCCAGGAGCTGTCCCGGATAGCTGGGAAAG TCCCTGGCCTTCAGAATGAACAGAAACGCTTTCAACTGGAAGAGCTGAGAAAGTTTGGGGCCCAATTTAAG CTGCAGTCCAGTAGCTCCCCTGAGACCAGCCTGGATCCTTTTCCTCCCCGGATCTTAAAGGAGGAGgccaaagggaaagagaaggaggttGATGGTCTATTGACTTCAGAGCCAGTGGGGTCCCCGGTCTCCTCCAAGACGGAGTCTGTATCGGATAAAGAGGACAAGCCGCCCCTGCCACCAGCAGGAGGCACTGAGGGGCCAGAGCAGCCCCCGCCACCTTGCCCAAGCCAAACTGGCAGCCCCCCAGTGGGCCTCATCAAGGGAGAAGACAAGGATGAGGGCCCAGTTGCTGA ACAAGTGAAGAAATCAACACTGAACCCCAACGCCAAGGAGTTCAATCCCACAAAGCCTCTGCTGTCTGTG AATAAATCGACCAGTACCCCAACTTCTCCGGGGCCCCGAACTCATTCAACTCCCTCTATCCCGGTGCTGACAGCAGGCCAGAGTGGGCTCTATAGTCCCCAGTACATTTCTTACATACCTCAGATCCATATGGGACCAGCTGTTCAG GCACCTCAGATGTATCCATATCCTGTATCCAACTCTGTGCCTGGACAGCAGGGCAAGTACCGGGGAGCAAAAG gctccctgcccccccagcGCTCGGACCAACACCAGCCAGCCTCAGCCCCTCCGATGATGCAGGCCGCCGCTGCTGCTGGCCCACCTCTGGTGGCTGCCACACCTTACTCTTCCTACATCCCTTACACCCCGCAGCAGTTCCCAGGCCAGCCTGCCATGATGCAGCCCATGGCCCACTACCCTTCGCAG CCGGTGTTTGCCCCCATGCTTCAAAGCAACCCACGCATGCTGACTTCGGGGAGCCATCCCCAGGCCATTGTGTCGTCCTCCACTCCTCAGTACCCTTCTGCAGAGCAGCCCACCCCCCAAGCCCTCTATG CCACTGTTCACCAGTCCTATCCACACCATGCCACGCAGCTCCATGCCCACCAGCCGCAGCCGGCCACCACACCTACTGGGAGCCAGCCGCAGTCCCAGCATGCGGCCCCCAGTCCCGTCCAG CACCAGGCGGGGCAGGCCCCACACCTGGGCAGTGGACAGCCACAGCAGAATCTgtaccacccaggggccctgacaGGCACGCCGCCTTCTCTGCCACCGGGACCTTCTGCCCAGTCCCCTCAGAGCAGCTTCCCCCAACCAGCCGCTGTGTATGCCATCCATGCCCACCAGCAGCTGCCCCACGGCTTCACCAACATGGCCCATGTTACCCAG GCCCATGTCCAAACTGGAATCacagcagccccgccccctcaccctggggctccccacccgccccaggtgatgctgctgcacCCACCCCAGAGCCATGGGGGCCCCCCCCAAGGCGCGGTGCCCCAGAGTGGGGTGCCTGCACTCTCAGCTTCCACACCCTCACCCTATCCCTACATCGGACACCCCCAAG ctccccttccaccccccggGGAACTGAAGATTGTCCTGGCCGCGACCTGA